ATTTTTTACATAAGGGACAACATGTAAGTAGAAAGCAACATATGATCCAAGcaaagtttatttatattgtaattggCACACGTTTTCTTTATTCTGAGAATCTCTTATTCTGAATAGTGACAGCCAGATTAAATGTGTGGCAACTGGCAAGCAGGCCTATGCCTTCCGGGATGGTCTTGAAAATGTGGAAGGTGGACAGGTGATTGTGGCCCTTAAGATGTGGAAGGTCTGCAAGAGTTGGAGTAAGTGTAGTTTCTGTGGCTAGTTTTAAATATGATAGTGGACTAAAACGTTTACTAAAAGCATTTACATTAATACAGATTTATTTGAGGCTCCTGATCTATGGCTTCAGACCGAAGGTGGACTTTCAGACTTCAGGTTCAATCCGCGTTTGACCGAGGTTGAGGACTTCAGGCAGTCTCTACTGAACAGCGACCCTTATGTTCAAAAATATGGGATTGAAGGTCTTGTGTAAATTGTTGTTTCAACTTGTTTCACTTAATCTCACTTGTTTGAACTTTTGGTTTCACTCAATCTAACTTAATCCTCTGTTCGACTTTTTCGTATAAATAGGTCAAATATTGACTCGATATTGTGTTAGTTTCACTTTCTCAATTGTCTaacatactaaaaataaaaaataatagacaCTTTTTCGATAGATCAAACAAATTCCAAACAACATGGTTGTTCAACTTCGcataacttaaaaaaacataGCTTAGCAATAACAGTTAGTTCTAGGAATTGGAATTCTCTTAGGAATTTCAATTACTTTTTGTACATCATAATTCCTAGAACTAAAACGATTGTAAGAAGAACACAACCTCCTGATATCTTTATCATGGGCATCTTTTTGGGACCTTCGCGGATATCTCCTTCGTTCCTTATTGTTGCTTTGAGACTCTGAACTTCTTCTTCGAGTATTCGAACTTGGTAGTCCAGCTGCTGTATCTCATCGGTGAAGGCTTCGTCAACCCATTTGAAGACATGATTGTCGTTCTCGAgctacatgatttttttttcaaaacgagtTAGCGTGATTCATAAGCGTTCCATATGTAAACAACAAACGGATGTACCCTCTGTGAAGCCGCAAAGAGACACCGATAATACCGGCGATATGGGTTTGGATTGCTTTTGGAGATGAGCTCGGTGACGCCCACCCCGCACCAACACCCAGTAGGTATCCCCGGAGTTCGTACCCGTCTCCGACCACCGGTCGTGGATGATGAAGCGGCG
The sequence above is drawn from the Raphanus sativus cultivar WK10039 chromosome 7, ASM80110v3, whole genome shotgun sequence genome and encodes:
- the LOC130498124 gene encoding uncharacterized protein At4g04775-like; the encoded protein is MSAASSSTTGGRRRVRTPGIPTGCWCGVGVTELISKSNPNPYRRYYRCLFAASQRLENDNHVFKWVDEAFTDEIQQLDYQVRILEEEVQSLKATIRNEGDIREGPKKMPMIKISGGCVLLTIVLVLGIMMYKK